In Kwoniella dejecticola CBS 10117 chromosome 7, complete sequence, the genomic stretch GTAATTTACACATAGCATCAACATGTCTACAGATAATTAAGCGCCCAAAAGTTCGAAGCCAATTTACTGCTCGACGCATTCTCGCCTTCTGTATTCCCAATATCCTGCTCGCATCCTATCGTAATTACTGCTCAGATCTGCGAAGACCTCTCCGGCTTCTCCGTTGCTACCCTGTTCGAGCAACGCATCTGCGAGATATTCGAGAGCAAGAGGAACCGGCAGAGGAGTGTCATTAGGGAGTGGACCGGGCGGCAGTGGAAATCCAAAATTGTCAGTGGATTCAGTCGGTTGTGACGATGCTTGAGCGGTGTAAGGGAGTATAGCAGGCAGTAGAGGGGTCAAAAGAAGCTTGAAATGCCGAAGAAGGCTAGCAGTAAATATCAGCGCAAATCttggtcaatcagcttgagcaagaCGCACCCTCGAAGATAATTCCAAGCGGAAACGTTGTGAGGTATCAGGTGAATTGCTCGTAAAGCGTaacttcatcatcatcagcagcatcaCTATGACGCTGATGTAATGGGGTACTTACTCCAACTCTGGTTTGAGCCCATCTTTACCGGTCTCCGCGTCAGGTCTAGCAACTCTCAGATaccatctccatccccaAGCGCTATTGTTCCTGCCATCCACTCGAAGCATCTCTTCGCACCATGTCAGCTCATCGTGCCATAGTTGGTCGCTGATCCTGCCGAGTGTGTGAAAGTGAGAATAAAGCCAATGAAGGTACGCCCATGTGTGATAGTTCTTGGGGTCAGGCAGCAGAGATCGGTGGAGATATTCTATCTCGACCGAGGGATCCTCAGGGGAGATGTGCGTCAAAAGGAGCAACCGATGGTGCCTGCAAGCTCAAGTGCGTCAGCCATTTTATAATTCCAGATTCGGCAAGGCAGAGTCAGTGAACAAGGAAAATCCGATGCCTTAGGACAAGCCAAGCACAGTAGAAACTGGCAATTGGTGGTCCTGTATGCCGCAGAGAAGGAGGCGAAGCAAAGGACAGAGTTGAGCGGGAAGTGCATTAGAATGCGGGGATATGGCCGAGGTAGTAAGGACATCTGAGGCAATGATATCAACTCACCAGACTTGGTAGCTTTTCAGATTCTGTACGGCGAATTCGTTCATGAGCTGCAATTCATCGTCCAAATTCTTCTGGAGAGCGAGTAATGTAGCCATGCGATATTGCCTGGGACTCTGTAAGCTGATGAATGGCTCGAGGCATTGAATGGCGGGTGACTTACCACACAGTGTAATGTGCAGGATTCATACGTATTATCGTCTCGGTCAATTCCAACGCCCGCTCGGACCTCTCCTCCGCTGCCGCTATGGCTCGAAAATAATCCATTGCATCACGGTCTACCACACTGGTCAGCCGATGACAGACCAGGATAAGCAGTGGACGTACATTCCCCAGAATACATAATGGGGACCACCGGATTTGGCCCATCATCCTGCGCTATCGGTTTGACGTCGTGCCATACGGAGCGATCGACCAGGGGAATATAAGATGAAGTAGCGACTGACTATCGAATGACCGTCAGTCCGATACCAGAATAATCCTGACGCGACACACCCACCATTTTGTACTCGAGATCTCAGATGCCATCGAATGCTGCAGCGATTTAGAATTTGTGCGACGAAGTATACTTTTATATTCGTGACCAAGGTGTTGGGTTGGACAGTCTTGCAGATGTGAAGGAGAACAATAAACAATGAAGCATCACGCACGTGGAAACGACAAATAGAGATACGCGGGGTTTTTGTAATGATGGATGTGTTTGAATTGATTAGCTTGATTAGCTTGATTAGAttcgtgatcgtgattgcTTGCTACCCTTTAAGTGAAGACGTCAGGACATTCTATCATCCTACTCTGAGTCCTCTACTCGAGTGTCACTCAACTACGTCATCGTGCAAAGGCAAAAGCCGTCATAGATAAAAAGTTGAATTGTCTGGACCAAAGCATGCGTGAACGTTTCATAGAGTACAGGACATGTTCAACGCTATCCTTTCGTATGCATCCGCTCTTGTCACTGTCACTAGCCACCCCTACCTGCCGCAGGACATTTCGTTCCAGCAACTGTGATTGAGCGAGCACGTCGAGACAAAGATACTGACAAGGTCCCCTCGATAATGGCGACGACAGGTTTAGCATCGTCCGCGACGGGGAAATTCGATTCTGTGACACCCCCCAAGCCTTCATCCTTACCGGAAGACTTGGTGCGTCAGCTactgatcaacctcgacgacAAGATTGCATCCCTCAAGGACGAGAGGAGCCTTGATCTCGAGGGGCTGTTAGCTTACCAGCGTACAGCGAACTACCTGTAAGCGTGCTGCCAGTTGAAGGGACTAAACGCTGAATATATCTCGTTTAGGTCCGCAGCGCAAGTAAGTCTGAAAGACATGTGAAAAGCCTAGGTTGTGCTTACATGCCTTCAACAAGATCTTCCTCAAGGACAATGGGCTCCTCACGCGAGAGCTAAAGACTGACGATGTGAAGAAGCGTCTTCTGGGACATTGGGTAAATATTCAATCCCTCGTCATGGCGAAGCATGTTTTTTTTTCTCACTGACTCATCGGCTCTAGGGGACCTGCCCAGGCTTGAATTTTGCCTATGCACACACCAATAATCTGATCACCCGTCacgagaatgatgaagaagctcCTTACTTCATGTTCTTAACCGGTCCAGGACACGGTGCTCCGGCACTACTGTCAACTCTGTTCATGGAGGGGGCCATCACTCGTTTCTACCCCGAATATCCAATGTCCAGAGAGGGCCTCGAAGCTTTTATCGGAAAGTTCTCGGTTCCAGGTGGATTCCCCAGTCACGTAAACGCTGAAACGCCTGGGGCGATACACGAAGGTGGAGAGCTCGGTTATTGCCTAGCTGTAGCGTATGGAAGTGTCATGGATAAGCCTGATCATATCACGGTTGCTGTGATTGGTGATGGCGAGAGTGAGACTGGGCCGACAGCTACTGCTTGGCATGCTCACAAGGTGCGTTCTCGTTGTCAAGACAACTTTTATGGCGCTCATAGTCACCCCTTGATCAGTATCTCGACCCTGCTGAAAGCGGTGCAGTACTACCCATCCTACATCTCAATGGGTTCAAAATCGGGGAGAGAACGATTCCGGGTACCATGGACGATCTGGAGATCGCATGTCTCTTCACGGGGTACGGGTATCAAGTTCGAATAGTCGAGTACGTTGGCGCCAGCTCCGACCATCAGCACGATGTAGCTATCAATTACGATATGGCGGCATCCGTGGAATGGGCGTATCAAGAGATCAGGAAGATTCAGATGGCAGCAAGGTCTGGGAAGCCCATCATCAAACCTCGATGGcctatcatcatcatgagaACGCCTAAAGGGTGGACAGGACCAAGGAAGTCGGCTGGTAATCCCATCGAGGGCAGCTGGAGAGCTCATCAAGGTAAGTgctttgagattgaggtggGGAAGACTACTAACAGCCTGTTACAATGGCCCAGTCCCTCTGCCGGAAGCTGCCAAAAACGAGAAAGAATTCAAACTCCTTCAAGATTGGCTTAAATCTTATGGCCCAGACGAGCTTTTCCACACTCAGGTGGAGTCCAGTCACTCAGAGGCCCACAATGCTGCTAGCAAAGCGTCTGGTATCATTGACGATGTAGCTCTTCGTATCATTCCCAAAGATCAGCAGAGACGGATGGGTATGATGGACGTGAGTCTTGTCGCGCGACATGTCCTAGCAGCCGCTTACGGGAATGTAGGCAACCTACCGAGGCTTCCAACCACTCAAAGCCCCCGATTGGAAAGAGTTCACGCACAAAATCGATGAACCAGTGTCCAACATGAAGGCGTTAGTCATCTCAGCGGGCACGTCTCTAcaaatcagcattgactGATGACTTATACATCCTTTGCCAGTGTCGGATCATATGTAGCTGAAATTATCAAACAGAACCCCACAAGCTTCCGCATTTTCTCTCCGGACGAGATCACGAGTAACAAGCTTGATGAGGCCTTGCAAGTCAGTCATCGGAATTTCCAGTGGGATCCTGAAGTGAGTGAACGAACTCCACGTACGACGACACGGTCACTGATAGTGATACGCTAGACTGCGAACAACGGTGGTCGGGTGATTGAGATGCTGTCCGAGCATACTCTCCAAGGATGGATGCAAGGCTATACTCTCACCGGGCGTCATGCCCTCTTCCCTTCATACGAAAGCTTCTTGGGAATTGTACAAACCATGATCGAACAATACGCCAAGTTCATCAAGATGGCGCTTGAGACCCGATGGCGAGGGGATGTGGCTGGTCTGACATATATCGAGACAAGTACTCTCTGGCGACAGGAGCACAACGGATACTCCCATCAGAACCCAGGATTGATCGGCTCTTTCATCGCCCTACCACGACACCTCGCCAGAATATATTTGCCAGCCGATGCCAATTGCAGTGTCAGCACGATCGACCACTGTCTGAGATCCAAGAACAACATCAATCTCGTGATCGGCTCGAAAAATCCTACCCGAGGCTGGCTGTCCGCGGACGAGGCGGAAAGGCATTGCATTGCTGGTGCTTCCGTATGGCCTAATTATTCGACGGATGGTGGCATGGACCCTGATGTCGTCCTGGTGGGTGTTGGAGTGGAGGTCACCTTCGAAGTCATTGCTGCGGCTGCCATATTGCGAAACAATGGCGTGAGAGTGCGAGTAGTCAATGTCAATGACCTGTTGATCCTTGGCGCTATGGGACACCACCCGCATGCTTTGTCTGCCGATGCATTCGACAGCCTGTTTACAGCGGACAAGCCTGTCATCATGAACTTCCACGGATACCCTAAAGATCTGGCTAGTCTGTTATTCAGTCGCAATGCCCACGTAGGAAGGTCCAGAGTGAGTTTCGAGGATTTCGATGTCCGGGTGCTGGGGAAGCTAACGAGATGTTTCCTGCTTTCTGTTTCAGTTTGATATTCTTGGTTACATCGAAGAAGGCACAACTACTACTCCGTggtcgatgttgaggctgAACAATACCTCTCGATACACTCTCGCCGATATTGCTGTACAGAGAGTATCAAGAGACCAACCTAACCACCCAATCGGCGTCAAAGCCCATGAACTGTGCAGCTTCTGGCAACATCAACTGGTCCTTCATGATAGATTTACTAAAGAGAACGGTGAAGATCCTGCTTGGTGTGGCGAGATCCCGGCGCTAGAAGATGGTGCGACATAGTTGTGTAGCATATACGAAGTTTTTTGCCTCGTTCTCGCAtgcatagatatagatggATGCTTTATATGCTCGCACTGGTACCGCAACACGAAAAGGATTTTGTTTCCGGGTGGCAAAGCATTTACCCGAGTTTTACCCGGAAtcagcttgtcagcttgtctgCTTACTAAAACGAAAATGTTCTCCATGtaacctctcttctctttctttgtTATACAAATGGACAATGATAGCTGTACAGAATCCACTTCCGCCTCCATCGCCTGTCCCTCTAGGACCTACGTCCACCGTGTTACCGAGTTCAGTACCCGATAATGCACCGGAACATTGTCCGGTAAGCAGCTACTGGTCTCTTTCGTGCTAAAATAGTCAAGGTTGACCCGTTCATGTTTGACAGGGTGTCGAGTCCACTCAAGCTGGAAAAGCGGATGCTTGCGAAGGATGTCCAAATCAAGCAGTATGCGCAGAGGGTCCGAAGGGTCCCGATCCCGACTTGCCGCTGATCAGAGAAAGGATGAAATCAGTCAAGCGAAAAGTACTGGTCTTGTCCGGAAAAGGTGGAGTGGGCAAAAGTACCTTTTCAGCCGGATTATCTTGGGCTTTAGCAGCGGATGAGGAGTGTCAAGTAAGCTCGAAGTCCTCGCACAAGCGCAGGAGTAGCACTGATGATCGAGTAGACTGGTATCATGGATATCGACATCTGCGGTCCTTCAATCCCCTTGTTGATGGGGttatcttcctcgactatacatacatcttcttccggtTGGTCTCCAGCTTACGCCCTCGACAATCTTGCCGTCATGTCGATAGGGTTCCTACTACCCTCCAGCTCAGATGCCGTGATATGGAAAGgcccgaagaagaatggattGATTAAGCAGTTCCTGAAAGATGTCGAATGGGGAGACTTGGATTATATGGTAGTAGATACACCACCTGGGACATCCGACGAACACCTCTCGATAGTGCAATACCTCAAAGAAACGGGCATAGACGGAGCCGTATTGGTCACGACACCCCAAGAAGTGGCCTTGCAAGATGTTAGGAAAGAAATTGATTTCTGTCGTAAAGTCGGTATACCGATCCTAGGTTTGGTCGAAAACATGTCCGGGTTCGTCTGCCCGAAGTGTAaaaatgagaatgagatctTCGTGCCCACGACGGGTGGAGCTGAAGCAATGGGCAAAGAGCTAGGCATAGAACTGTTAGGCAAAGTGCCGTTGGATCCGAGGATAGGAATGACGTGTGATCAAGGGATGAGCTTCCTGGACGAGTATCCAGACAGTCCAGCGACAACTGCTTATCTGGATATCGTACAAAGGATAAGAGAACTGCTCGGGGATGAATAGAGTTCATAGATCAGACTATTATTTGATTGTTGTATGCATTTGTCGTGTTGTTCATTGGTGTGTACAGTTCCCTGATTACAAGCACTGCAGAGCGGTACAGATCCTGCTCAatcttcatca encodes the following:
- a CDS encoding cytosolic Fe-S cluster assembly factor NBP35 — protein: MIAVQNPLPPPSPVPLGPTSTVLPSSVPDNAPEHCPGVESTQAGKADACEGCPNQAVCAEGPKGPDPDLPLIRERMKSVKRKVLVLSGKGGVGKSTFSAGLSWALAADEECQTGIMDIDICGPSIPLLMGLSSSTIHTSSSGWSPAYALDNLAVMSIGFLLPSSSDAVIWKGPKKNGLIKQFLKDVEWGDLDYMVVDTPPGTSDEHLSIVQYLKETGIDGAVLVTTPQEVALQDVRKEIDFCRKVGIPILGLVENMSGFVCPKCKNENEIFVPTTGGAEAMGKELGIELLGKVPLDPRIGMTCDQGMSFLDEYPDSPATTAYLDIVQRIRELLGDE